A window of the Brachybacterium sacelli genome harbors these coding sequences:
- a CDS encoding isochorismate synthase, producing the protein MPAPNLSPEDTDHPVTLTVRTLRLDESVDLLGHIPTDVSGAWLRHGQGIVALGTAWSVRTAGPHRFAAASSAFQALASRARVDDEVRTRTSGLIALGSFSYADTSERSSQLTVPRALLGVHDGESFLTVVGVDEEPVLPTSWRDLFPSTPVAPTTADALEVEADHTPDEYQSLVDEAVAEIRQGRAAKVVLSERTTVRSADRIRPAVLLARLARAYPSTWVYHLEDVIGASPEMLAQTEEGRVFSRVLAGTRPVADDGELDEVDRRAFRSDAKELSEHAFAVDSVVERLAGLAEDIEVSPEPFVLRLPGLEHLASDVSARLRNGVTSLDVASRLHPSAAVSGTPREVADEIIARLEPHDRGGYAAPVGWMDGRGDGQWAIALRMAHLSDDRSVTLQAGGGLVAASDPVSEHAEVLAKCRPMLRALRGEPHEEPPELS; encoded by the coding sequence ATGCCCGCCCCGAACCTGAGCCCCGAGGACACCGATCACCCGGTGACGCTGACCGTCCGCACCCTGCGCCTCGACGAGTCCGTCGATCTCCTCGGCCATATCCCCACCGATGTCAGCGGCGCCTGGCTGCGCCATGGACAGGGCATCGTCGCCCTCGGGACGGCCTGGTCCGTGCGGACTGCGGGCCCCCACCGCTTCGCCGCCGCCAGCTCCGCGTTCCAGGCCCTGGCCTCCCGCGCCCGGGTGGACGACGAGGTGCGCACCCGCACCAGCGGTCTGATCGCCCTGGGCAGCTTCTCCTATGCCGACACTTCCGAACGCAGCTCTCAGCTGACGGTCCCACGGGCACTGCTGGGCGTGCACGACGGGGAGTCCTTCCTGACCGTGGTCGGGGTCGACGAGGAACCCGTCCTGCCCACGTCCTGGCGCGACCTGTTCCCCTCCACCCCGGTCGCGCCGACGACGGCCGACGCGCTCGAGGTCGAGGCGGACCACACCCCCGACGAATACCAGTCGCTGGTCGACGAAGCCGTCGCCGAGATCCGGCAGGGCCGCGCCGCCAAGGTGGTGCTCTCCGAGCGCACCACCGTCCGCTCCGCCGACCGCATCCGGCCGGCGGTGCTGCTGGCCCGCCTGGCCCGCGCCTACCCGAGCACCTGGGTGTACCACCTCGAGGACGTGATCGGCGCGAGCCCCGAGATGCTGGCCCAGACCGAGGAGGGTCGGGTGTTCTCCCGGGTGCTGGCGGGCACCCGCCCCGTGGCCGACGACGGCGAGCTCGACGAGGTCGACCGCCGCGCCTTCCGGTCCGACGCGAAGGAGCTGTCCGAGCACGCCTTCGCCGTGGACTCCGTGGTCGAACGCCTGGCGGGCCTGGCCGAGGACATCGAGGTCTCCCCCGAACCGTTCGTGCTGCGCCTGCCGGGCCTGGAGCACCTGGCCTCGGACGTCTCCGCCCGCCTGCGCAACGGCGTGACCAGCCTGGACGTCGCCTCGCGTCTGCACCCGTCGGCCGCCGTCTCGGGCACGCCACGGGAGGTGGCCGACGAGATCATCGCCCGGCTCGAGCCCCATGATCGCGGCGGGTACGCCGCTCCCGTGGGCTGGATGGACGGCCGGGGCGACGGGCAGTGGGCGATCGCCCTGCGGATGGCGCACCTGAGCGATGACCGCTCGGTGACGCTGCAGGCAGGCGGCGGGCTGGTGGCCGCTTCGGATCCCGTCTCCGAGCACGCCGAGGTGCTCGCGAAATGCCGACCGATGCTGCGGGCGCTGCGGGGCGAACCCCACGAGGAGCCGCCCGAGCTCAGCTGA
- a CDS encoding AMP-binding enzyme, whose product MTTTPSDPSATPGPPWLVPPEHDASAASLAAHSRAIGDAMAGTARLWLGPFPPPAALPAGFEDTALVVPTSGSTGTAKAVALTRAALLASQDATAALLADDPAAAETGGHGFWLPLLPPTHIAGVQVIARAHRTAQTLGLDAPALPAPLPDLRGHFDSAAFLALAEPALAQAELAGLPAFTSLVPTQLTRIVTGATGADARARALLKRFAAVLVGGAATSREVLAKAMAQRIRVRTTYGSSETAGGCVYDRTALPGVKLHLQAPDAAGAGRLVIASPTLALGYLTADGGTDTTPFTEPRPGEPRRTFTTSDLAELDADGALTVLGRADDVINTGGRKVLPQDVERAIERSLMLQGLVRASIVVGVDDPDWGQRVEALVTLEGSAEPAEATALVRSALRTSEVPAHMIPKRVHVIGELPMLGIGKVDRDAARRLAAG is encoded by the coding sequence ATGACGACCACGCCGTCGGACCCGAGCGCCACCCCCGGCCCGCCGTGGCTGGTGCCGCCGGAGCACGACGCCTCCGCCGCCTCGCTGGCCGCGCACTCCCGCGCGATCGGCGACGCCATGGCCGGCACCGCGCGACTGTGGCTGGGGCCCTTCCCGCCACCGGCCGCGCTGCCGGCCGGCTTCGAGGACACCGCGCTCGTGGTCCCCACCTCCGGCTCCACCGGCACCGCGAAGGCCGTCGCCCTGACGCGCGCCGCACTGCTCGCCTCCCAGGATGCGACTGCGGCGCTGCTGGCCGACGACCCTGCCGCCGCCGAGACCGGTGGGCACGGCTTCTGGCTGCCACTGCTGCCGCCGACGCACATCGCCGGCGTGCAGGTGATCGCACGTGCCCACCGCACCGCGCAGACGCTCGGCCTGGACGCCCCGGCACTGCCCGCTCCCCTGCCGGACCTGCGCGGCCACTTCGACTCCGCGGCCTTCCTCGCCCTCGCCGAGCCGGCGCTCGCCCAGGCCGAGCTGGCTGGGCTGCCGGCATTCACCTCGCTCGTCCCCACCCAGCTGACCCGCATCGTCACCGGTGCGACCGGTGCCGATGCTCGGGCTCGCGCACTGCTGAAGCGCTTCGCCGCCGTACTGGTCGGCGGCGCGGCGACCAGCCGGGAGGTGCTCGCGAAAGCCATGGCCCAGCGGATCCGGGTGCGCACCACCTACGGCTCCTCGGAGACGGCGGGCGGCTGCGTCTACGATCGCACCGCGCTGCCCGGGGTCAAGCTGCATCTGCAGGCGCCCGACGCCGCCGGGGCCGGGCGTCTGGTGATCGCCTCACCCACCCTCGCGCTCGGCTACCTGACCGCCGACGGCGGCACCGACACGACGCCCTTCACGGAACCCCGGCCCGGCGAGCCCCGACGCACCTTCACCACCTCGGATCTCGCCGAGCTGGACGCGGACGGCGCGCTGACCGTGCTCGGCCGGGCCGACGACGTCATCAACACGGGTGGGCGCAAGGTCCTCCCCCAGGACGTCGAGCGCGCCATCGAACGCTCCCTGATGCTGCAGGGGCTGGTGCGCGCCAGCATCGTGGTCGGCGTGGACGATCCTGACTGGGGGCAGCGCGTCGAAGCGCTCGTCACCCTCGAGGGCAGTGCGGAGCCCGCCGAGGCGACGGCCCTGGTGCGCTCGGCCCTGCGCACCAGCGAGGTACCCGCTCACATGATCCCCAAGCGGGTGCACGTGATCGGGGAGCTGCCGATGCTGGGGATCGGCAAGGTCGATCGCGACGCCGCCCGGCGACTCGCCGCGGGCTGA
- a CDS encoding 1,4-dihydroxy-2-naphthoyl-CoA synthase, whose product MTTAPDPLPRQVSETFDPRSWREVAASEHGGPAFTDITYHRAVDRVDSPDGERTSHDLPTVRIAFDRPEVRNAFRPHTVDELYRALDHARLDTAVGVILLTGNGPSPTDGGRSFCSGGDQRIRGRAGYEYAEAEELGETGPVRTASSGRLHILEVQRLIRTMGKVVIAVVGGWAAGGGHSLHVVSDLTIASRQHARFMQTDANVGSFDGGYGSAYLAKQVGQKRAREIFFLAEEYSAQDAYDWGAVNRVADHEQIETEALAMAARIATKSPQAIRMLKFAFNLADDGLMGQQVFAGEATRLAYMTDEAAEGRDAFLEKRSPDWSQFPHPQG is encoded by the coding sequence ATGACGACCGCCCCGGATCCGCTGCCCCGCCAGGTCTCCGAGACCTTCGACCCCCGATCGTGGCGGGAGGTGGCCGCTTCCGAGCACGGCGGGCCGGCCTTCACCGACATCACCTATCACCGGGCCGTCGATCGGGTCGACAGCCCGGACGGCGAGCGGACCAGCCACGATCTGCCGACGGTGCGGATCGCCTTCGACCGGCCCGAGGTGCGCAACGCCTTCCGGCCGCACACGGTCGACGAGCTGTACCGCGCTCTGGACCACGCCCGTCTGGACACCGCAGTGGGAGTCATCCTGCTCACCGGCAACGGGCCCTCCCCCACGGACGGCGGCCGCTCCTTCTGCTCCGGCGGTGACCAGCGCATCCGCGGCCGCGCCGGCTACGAGTACGCCGAGGCCGAGGAGCTGGGCGAGACCGGGCCGGTGCGCACCGCCTCCAGCGGTCGCCTGCACATCCTCGAGGTGCAGCGCCTGATCCGCACCATGGGGAAGGTCGTGATCGCCGTGGTGGGCGGCTGGGCCGCCGGCGGCGGGCATTCCCTGCACGTGGTCTCCGACCTGACGATCGCCTCCCGGCAGCACGCTCGTTTTATGCAAACCGACGCGAACGTCGGCTCGTTCGACGGCGGCTACGGCTCCGCGTATCTCGCCAAACAGGTCGGTCAGAAGCGCGCCCGCGAGATCTTCTTCCTCGCCGAGGAGTACTCGGCCCAGGACGCCTACGACTGGGGCGCCGTGAACCGGGTCGCGGACCACGAGCAGATCGAGACCGAGGCCCTGGCGATGGCCGCCCGGATCGCGACCAAGTCACCGCAGGCGATCCGGATGCTGAAGTTCGCCTTCAACCTGGCCGACGACGGTCTCATGGGCCAACAGGTCTTCGCCGGCGAGGCGACGCGCCTGGCGTACATGACCGATGAGGCCGCCGAGGGACGCGACGCCTTCCTCGAGAAGCGTTCCCCCGACTGGTCGCAGTTCCCCCACCCGCAGGGCTGA
- a CDS encoding S1C family serine protease: MADMKDFSDPYETPQDRPPRPPEQGLPHFGYGDPTPGGPNGPAATPTSAGPADTADTPPTEQLDPPLATGRSDGYGSAGGSGRYGTAGGADGYGATGGYGGPGRSDGYGGFGGPGGTAGAYGVGSGAPDSGPTTPAGDPWSAGPADPVASPDSDRSAGAAAPWTFPTEDRDTAAFPSTYADPYGGGTQTASSSSTAATSRRRGPGWGGVTGLIALGMLVSSGLTLGGVVAYDQLLTPEPTSTAQQAPETSADASPASVSTVDDPDWASVAEQVSPSAVAIQVSTGAGTSQGTGVVLDGDGSILTNNHVVEGARSVQVTMSDGLSYSASIVGTDADTDLAVIRLDSPPEDLQPATFADSATVAVGQPVMALGTPLGLENTVTTGIVSALDRPVTATGGDPSGSDSTYTSAIQTDAAINPGNSGGPLVDAAGQVIGINSSIAGIPNPSGQAGSIGLGFAIPANTATMIAEQLQEDGTADHSFLGVTSTDGTVTLGNVAHHGAEVVSVEPGSPAEEAGLRKGDLITAIDETDVGGAAALTGIVRGMAVGTDHTLSVVRGQDEQSLDITLASSPS; encoded by the coding sequence ATGGCAGACATGAAGGACTTCAGCGACCCGTACGAGACCCCGCAGGACCGGCCCCCTCGGCCGCCCGAGCAGGGCCTGCCGCACTTCGGCTACGGCGACCCGACACCGGGCGGTCCGAACGGTCCGGCCGCGACGCCGACGTCGGCCGGCCCGGCCGATACCGCCGACACACCGCCCACCGAGCAGCTCGACCCGCCGCTCGCGACCGGTAGGTCCGACGGATACGGCAGCGCCGGTGGGTCCGGCCGATATGGCACGGCTGGTGGGGCCGACGGATATGGCGCTACCGGTGGGTACGGCGGCCCCGGCAGGTCCGACGGATACGGCGGGTTCGGCGGGCCCGGTGGGACCGCAGGAGCCTATGGCGTCGGATCCGGCGCCCCGGACAGCGGCCCGACGACGCCGGCCGGCGATCCGTGGTCCGCAGGACCGGCCGATCCCGTTGCCTCGCCGGACTCGGACCGTTCCGCTGGCGCAGCGGCGCCGTGGACGTTCCCGACGGAGGACCGCGACACCGCCGCCTTCCCCTCCACCTACGCTGACCCCTACGGGGGAGGCACCCAGACCGCCTCCAGCTCCTCGACCGCCGCGACCTCGCGCCGTCGCGGACCGGGCTGGGGCGGAGTGACCGGCCTGATCGCCCTCGGCATGCTCGTCTCCAGCGGTCTGACCCTCGGCGGCGTCGTCGCCTACGACCAGCTCCTGACCCCCGAGCCCACGTCGACCGCGCAGCAGGCCCCGGAGACCAGCGCCGACGCCAGCCCCGCCTCGGTCTCCACGGTCGATGACCCCGACTGGGCCTCGGTCGCCGAGCAGGTCTCGCCCAGCGCGGTGGCGATCCAGGTCTCCACCGGCGCCGGCACCAGTCAGGGCACCGGGGTGGTGCTCGACGGCGACGGGTCGATCCTCACTAACAACCACGTCGTCGAGGGCGCGCGGTCCGTGCAGGTGACGATGAGCGACGGTCTGAGCTACAGCGCCTCGATCGTCGGCACCGACGCCGACACGGACCTCGCGGTGATCCGTCTGGACTCCCCGCCGGAGGATCTCCAGCCGGCCACCTTCGCGGATTCCGCGACCGTCGCCGTCGGGCAGCCCGTGATGGCGCTGGGGACGCCGCTGGGCCTGGAGAACACCGTCACCACGGGGATCGTCTCCGCCCTCGACCGGCCGGTCACGGCCACCGGCGGCGACCCCAGCGGCTCCGACTCCACCTACACCTCCGCGATCCAGACCGACGCCGCGATCAACCCCGGCAACTCCGGCGGCCCGCTCGTGGACGCCGCCGGCCAGGTGATCGGCATCAACTCCTCCATCGCCGGCATCCCGAACCCCTCGGGCCAGGCCGGGAGCATCGGCCTGGGCTTCGCGATCCCCGCGAACACCGCGACCATGATCGCCGAGCAGCTGCAGGAGGACGGCACGGCCGACCACTCCTTCCTGGGCGTCACCAGCACCGATGGCACGGTCACGCTCGGGAACGTCGCCCACCACGGTGCCGAGGTGGTCAGCGTCGAGCCCGGCAGTCCCGCCGAGGAGGCCGGCCTGCGCAAGGGCGACCTGATCACCGCGATCGACGAGACCGACGTCGGCGGGGCCGCCGCCCTGACCGGCATCGTCCGCGGCATGGCCGTCGGCACCGATCACACCCTGTCGGTGGTGCGCGGCCAGGACGAGCAGTCCCTGGACATCACCCTGGCCAGCAGCCCGTCCTGA
- a CDS encoding DUF4229 domain-containing protein codes for MRDMALFAVIRLILWVGIWWLLTLVDVGVMLAAVLAALIAMLISILFLDRLRSSAALRWKAADERRRARKGEPVDEDAEAEDAALDAEGETPDGADVEEQEGRAAGVDGTAGPTELPDLADGVSGDAHARDTEGEDSAEDPASSRSRRD; via the coding sequence ATGCGAGACATGGCCCTGTTCGCCGTCATCCGGCTCATTCTGTGGGTGGGGATCTGGTGGCTGCTCACCCTGGTCGACGTCGGGGTGATGCTGGCGGCCGTCCTGGCGGCGCTGATCGCAATGCTGATCTCGATCCTCTTCCTCGATCGCCTGCGCTCCTCCGCCGCGCTGCGGTGGAAGGCGGCCGACGAACGGCGCCGCGCGCGCAAGGGCGAACCCGTGGACGAGGACGCCGAGGCGGAGGACGCGGCCCTCGATGCCGAGGGTGAGACGCCCGACGGTGCTGACGTCGAGGAGCAGGAGGGCCGGGCCGCAGGAGTGGACGGGACCGCAGGACCGACGGAGCTGCCCGATCTTGCCGACGGCGTCTCCGGGGATGCGCACGCCCGTGACACCGAGGGCGAGGACTCCGCGGAGGATCCCGCGAGCTCCAGGTCGCGGCGCGACTGA
- a CDS encoding o-succinylbenzoate synthase, whose amino-acid sequence MRIPTALRERGIDRGLAWTIPMTTRFRGITERDGVLLHGPAGWSEFSPFWDYGTEESAQWLRAALADATEPRPTAVREAVAVNATIPVVPAVLAHRIATVGGARTAKIKVADPGSSLAEDAERLEAVRDALGPDARLRVDANAAWTFEQALQALPVLDRAAGGLEYAEQPCAGIADLAALRRALDVPIAADESVRRAEDPLRVARAEAADVLVMKVQPLGGVQRCLDLAEQAGLPVVVSSALESGVGLSAGLALAAALPELPYACGLATATLLTGDLVGDPLRADGGTLPVARPEPAPDLLERHAAPSELATDWQQRLEACAAVL is encoded by the coding sequence ATGCGCATCCCCACCGCCCTGCGCGAGCGCGGCATCGACCGCGGCCTCGCGTGGACGATCCCCATGACCACCCGTTTCCGCGGCATCACGGAGCGCGACGGCGTCCTGTTACACGGCCCAGCCGGCTGGTCCGAGTTCTCCCCTTTCTGGGACTACGGGACCGAGGAGTCCGCGCAGTGGCTGCGGGCCGCGCTCGCCGACGCCACAGAGCCCCGCCCCACGGCGGTCCGCGAAGCGGTCGCCGTCAACGCCACCATCCCCGTCGTGCCCGCCGTGCTGGCCCACCGGATCGCGACGGTCGGCGGCGCCCGCACCGCGAAGATCAAGGTCGCCGATCCCGGATCGAGCCTCGCCGAGGACGCCGAACGGCTCGAAGCCGTGCGCGACGCCCTGGGGCCCGATGCTCGCCTGCGTGTCGACGCCAACGCCGCCTGGACCTTCGAGCAGGCTCTTCAGGCCCTGCCCGTGCTGGACCGGGCCGCCGGCGGACTCGAGTACGCCGAGCAGCCCTGTGCCGGGATCGCGGACCTCGCCGCTCTGCGCCGCGCGCTCGACGTGCCGATCGCGGCCGACGAGTCGGTGCGCCGCGCCGAGGACCCGCTGCGCGTGGCCCGTGCCGAGGCGGCCGACGTGCTGGTCATGAAGGTGCAGCCGCTCGGAGGTGTCCAGCGGTGCCTCGATCTGGCCGAGCAGGCGGGGCTGCCCGTGGTGGTCTCCTCCGCCCTGGAGTCCGGCGTCGGCCTCAGCGCCGGGCTCGCGCTCGCCGCCGCCCTGCCTGAGCTTCCCTACGCCTGCGGCCTCGCCACCGCCACCCTGCTCACCGGGGATCTGGTCGGTGACCCGCTGCGCGCCGACGGCGGCACGCTTCCCGTCGCCCGGCCCGAGCCGGCTCCCGATCTGCTCGAGCGGCACGCCGCACCGTCCGAGCTCGCCACCGACTGGCAGCAGCGCCTGGAAGCGTGCGCCGCCGTGCTGTGA
- the menD gene encoding 2-succinyl-5-enolpyruvyl-6-hydroxy-3-cyclohexene-1-carboxylic-acid synthase, producing MPASDHTHHSAGIPLPTPTGSGAVDQAIALWSALAELGVTEAVLAPGSRSAPLVYGLEEPPVAGRIRAHVRIDERAAAFTALGLSRHDPTHPAVVATTSGTATSHLHAAVMEAHHSRIPLIVLTADRPAELRDVGANQTTRQAGMYRGLTRLDADLPAPTAAGATPVELRTAVSTIARAVAAATGDHPGPVHVNLGFRDPLVPSPTPPAPTAETDHAPPLVLTRRVRPSPPTPQPVPISSRTVVVAGDGAGIAARELAEHHSLPLLAEPSSGASCGSSFVPGYPALLAQIMADQEHPLRPDRAIVLGHPTLSRPVVGALLGAEDVEVVVVDPHPDWADAARRARLVVPAATGEDEADPSDVAERARRRAHLSAWQEAAENLPESTPDWQQRAALAVWAATGEGDTLVLGSSSLVRDLEQHAGPTVGRVIANRGLAGIDGTTAMAGGIALAQQGADDSAGQVRVLMGDLTALHDLTGMIIGPEERTPRLDVIVVDDGGGRIFSGLEHAAAPAALLRRFFTTPHGTDIAAAAEALGAQAHRLTADSLATALTQPGHGLRVFLVQEGHSAHS from the coding sequence ATGCCTGCCAGCGACCACACCCACCACTCCGCCGGGATCCCCCTGCCCACCCCGACGGGATCCGGAGCGGTCGACCAGGCGATCGCGCTGTGGAGCGCCCTGGCCGAGCTCGGCGTCACCGAAGCCGTCCTGGCACCCGGATCACGCTCGGCTCCGCTGGTCTACGGACTCGAGGAACCGCCGGTAGCTGGTCGTATCCGCGCCCACGTGCGGATCGACGAGCGCGCCGCGGCCTTCACCGCCCTGGGCCTGTCCCGGCACGACCCGACGCACCCTGCGGTCGTCGCGACCACCTCGGGAACCGCGACCTCCCACCTGCACGCCGCCGTCATGGAGGCCCATCACTCCCGGATCCCGCTGATCGTGCTGACCGCCGATCGTCCCGCCGAGCTGCGCGACGTCGGCGCGAACCAGACCACGCGGCAGGCCGGGATGTACCGGGGGCTGACCCGTCTCGATGCGGACCTGCCCGCCCCGACCGCGGCCGGCGCCACCCCCGTCGAGCTGCGCACCGCGGTCTCCACCATCGCCCGGGCCGTCGCCGCCGCGACCGGGGACCATCCCGGCCCCGTGCACGTCAACCTCGGCTTCCGGGACCCGCTCGTGCCCTCGCCGACGCCGCCCGCACCCACGGCCGAGACCGATCACGCCCCGCCTCTCGTGCTCACCCGACGCGTCCGCCCGTCACCGCCGACTCCGCAGCCCGTGCCGATCTCCTCCCGCACCGTCGTGGTGGCCGGGGACGGTGCCGGGATCGCGGCCCGTGAGCTCGCGGAGCACCACTCGCTGCCGCTGCTGGCCGAGCCCAGCTCGGGCGCGAGCTGTGGTTCCTCCTTCGTCCCCGGGTATCCGGCGCTCCTCGCACAGATCATGGCCGATCAGGAGCATCCGCTGCGCCCCGACCGCGCGATCGTCCTGGGCCACCCGACGCTGTCCCGGCCCGTGGTCGGCGCGCTGCTGGGGGCCGAGGACGTCGAGGTCGTCGTGGTCGATCCGCACCCCGACTGGGCCGACGCCGCCCGGCGGGCCCGGCTCGTGGTTCCCGCTGCGACCGGCGAGGACGAAGCGGACCCCTCGGACGTGGCCGAGCGCGCCCGCCGGCGCGCGCACCTGTCGGCGTGGCAGGAGGCCGCGGAGAACCTCCCGGAGAGCACCCCGGACTGGCAGCAGCGCGCGGCGCTCGCCGTCTGGGCGGCCACGGGGGAGGGAGACACTCTGGTCCTGGGCTCCTCGAGCCTGGTGCGGGACCTCGAGCAGCATGCCGGGCCGACCGTGGGCCGCGTGATCGCCAACCGCGGCCTGGCCGGCATCGACGGCACCACCGCCATGGCCGGCGGCATCGCCCTCGCCCAGCAGGGGGCCGACGACTCGGCGGGGCAGGTCCGCGTGCTGATGGGCGACCTCACCGCCCTGCACGACCTCACCGGGATGATCATCGGCCCCGAGGAACGGACCCCGCGGCTGGACGTGATCGTCGTCGACGACGGCGGCGGCCGCATCTTCTCCGGGCTCGAGCACGCCGCGGCACCGGCCGCGCTCCTGCGACGCTTCTTCACCACCCCGCACGGCACGGACATCGCCGCGGCGGCGGAGGCGCTGGGCGCGCAGGCGCACCGGCTCACTGCCGACAGCCTCGCCACAGCTCTGACACAGCCGGGTCACGGTCTGCGGGTGTTCCTTGTCCAGGAAGGGCACAGCGCGCATTCTTAG
- a CDS encoding 1,4-dihydroxy-2-naphthoate polyprenyltransferase: MASLSQWVQGARPKTLPAALAPVAAGTGVAIWQLGEQSGTVDWALVVPRALLALAVSFSLQIGVNFANDYSDGIRGTDDDRVGPFRLTASRAAAPGTVRTAAIGSLAAGAVFGLVLIALAQIWWALLAGAAALAAAWFYTGGKKPYGYLGLGELFVFVFFGLVAVNGTAYAITPHPSWVALLVSCAIGLLAVALMLTNNLRDIPTDAVSGKRTLAVRLGQRGTRVLHTVTVLAPFVLMVPVMVAQWTVLLVLLALPLTLGPVRAVLGGARGRDLIPVLGRTGRLELVFSLLLLLGLCL; the protein is encoded by the coding sequence ATGGCCAGCCTGTCGCAGTGGGTGCAGGGTGCCCGCCCCAAGACCTTGCCGGCCGCCCTGGCCCCCGTCGCCGCCGGGACCGGTGTCGCGATCTGGCAGCTGGGAGAGCAATCGGGCACCGTCGACTGGGCGCTGGTGGTCCCCAGGGCCCTGCTCGCCCTGGCCGTCTCCTTCAGCCTGCAGATCGGCGTGAACTTCGCCAACGACTACTCCGACGGGATCCGGGGCACCGACGACGACCGGGTGGGCCCGTTCCGCCTCACCGCGTCCCGTGCGGCCGCCCCGGGCACCGTGCGCACCGCCGCGATCGGCTCTCTCGCCGCCGGCGCCGTGTTCGGCCTCGTGCTCATCGCGTTGGCGCAGATCTGGTGGGCGCTGCTCGCCGGAGCAGCCGCCCTCGCCGCGGCCTGGTTCTACACCGGTGGCAAGAAGCCCTACGGCTATCTGGGGCTCGGTGAGCTGTTCGTCTTCGTCTTCTTCGGGCTGGTCGCCGTCAACGGCACCGCTTACGCGATCACGCCCCATCCGAGCTGGGTCGCATTGCTGGTCTCGTGCGCGATCGGGCTGCTGGCCGTCGCGCTGATGCTCACCAACAACCTGCGCGACATCCCCACCGATGCCGTCTCCGGCAAGCGCACCCTCGCGGTGCGGCTCGGGCAGCGCGGCACCCGTGTGCTGCACACCGTGACGGTGCTCGCGCCCTTCGTGCTCATGGTGCCCGTCATGGTGGCGCAGTGGACCGTGCTGCTGGTGCTGCTGGCGCTGCCGCTCACGCTCGGACCCGTGCGCGCAGTGCTCGGCGGAGCGAGGGGCCGGGACCTGATCCCCGTGCTCGGCAGGACCGGACGGCTCGAGCTCGTGTTCTCGCTGCTGCTCCTGCTCGGCCTGTGCCTGTGA